In Silene latifolia isolate original U9 population chromosome X, ASM4854445v1, whole genome shotgun sequence, the following proteins share a genomic window:
- the LOC141622829 gene encoding peptidyl-prolyl cis-trans isomerase CYP71-like has product MDDSEKQNQAQNGENAAEEAVAPENAVVDEADDTEVGPILPPQRRPKRPLQFEQAYLDALPSANMYEKSYMHRDIVTHVAVSCADFFITGSCDGHLKFWKKKPIGIEFAKHFRSHLGPIEGLAVSIDGLLCCTISNEDTLKVYDVVNFDMMVMIRLQFIPGAVEWVYNHGDLKAKLAVSDRNSPYVHIFDVRAGSNEPIISKKIHVGPVKVMKYNAVCDSVVSVDTRGIIEYWDPATLEFPESGVSFKLKSDTDLFEIIKCKTAVSALEVSPDGKQFSVTSPDRRIRVFWYKTGKLRRVYDESLEVAQDLQRSDAPMYRLETIDFGRRMAVEKQIEQTETAPQPNAVFDESSNFLIYSTLLGIKVVNLHTNKVSRILGKVEGNDRFLKIALYQGDRSNKRVRKMPLAAANANESKEPLIDPTLLCCAFKKHRIYLFSRREPEEPEDVTKGRDVFNEKPPADELLAVSELGKSATTSLPDNVILHTTMGDIHMKLYPEECPKTVENFTTHCRNGYYDNLIFHRVIKGFMIQTGDPLGDGTGGQSIWGREFEDEFHKSLRHDRPFTVSMANAGPCTNGSQFFITTVATPWLDNKHTVFGRVIKGMDVVQALDKVKTDRNDRPYQDVKILNVTVPKS; this is encoded by the exons ATGGACGACTCAGAGAAGCAGAATCAAGCACAAAACGGCGAAAACGCGGCGGAAGAAGCTGTTGCACCGGAAAACGCCGTCGTAGATGAGGCGGACGATACGGAGGTGGGGCCCATATTACCACCACAACGCCGCCCTAAACGACCACTTCAGTTCGAACAAGCTTACCTCGACGCTCTCCCTTCCGCTAACAT GTACGAGAAGAGCTATATGCATCGTGACATTGTCACTCATGTTGCCGTCTCCTGTGCTGATTTCTTCATCACTGGTAGCTGTGATG GACATctgaagttttggaagaagaaacCAATTGGCATTGAGTTTGCAAAGCATTTTAGATCCCATCTGGGGCCTATCGAAGGATTAGCT GTTAGCATTGATGGCTTGCTTTGCTGTACAATTTCCAATGAAGACACACTAAAAGTATACGATGTGGTGAACTTTGACATGATGGTCATGATACGGTTACAGTTTATCCCGGGTGCTGTGGAGTGGGTTTACAACCATGGAGATCTCAAGGCTAAGCTTGCTGTCAGCGATCGTAATTCTCCATATGTCCATATATTTGATGTGCGAGCTGGTTCAAATGAACCGATCATTTCTAAGAAG ATACACGTAGGACctgtgaaagtgatgaaatacaaTGCTGTATGCGATTCTGTTGTTTCTGTGGATACAAGGGGAATAATTGAGTATTGGGATCCTGCGACACTTGAGTTTCCAGAAAGTGG TGTTTCTTTCAAGTTGAAATCGGACACCGATCTCTTTGAAATCATCAAATGTAAAACAGCTGTCTCAGCATTGGAG GTAAGCCCTGATGGTAAACAATTTTCTGTTACATCGCCTGATCGCAGAATACGTGTCTTTTGGTATAAGACGGGAAAATTGAGGAGAGTGTATGACGAATCCCTTGAG GTAGCACAAGATCTACAAAGAAGTGATGCTCCCATGTATCGTCTGGAAACTATTGATTTTGGTCGACGAATGGCTGTTGAAAAACAGATAGAACAAACAGAGACAGCACCCCAACCAAATGCCGTTTTTGATGAAAGCTCGAACTTCCTTATATACTCAACACTCCTCGGGATTAAA GTAGTAAATTTGCACACCAACAAAGTATCACGTATTCTTGGGAAGGTGGAGGGTAATGACAGATTCTTGAAGATTGCTTTGTATCAAGGTGACCGAAGTAATAAAAGAGTTAGAAAGATGCCTCTTGCTGCTGCTAATGCTAACGAAAGCAAAGAGCCCTTGATAGATCCTACTTTGCTCTGTTGTGCGTTCAAAAAACACAGAATCTATTTGTTCAG TCGTAGGGAGCCAGAAGAACCCGAAGATGTGACCAAGGGAAGAGACGTGTTTAATGAGAAACCTCCTGCTGATGAACTTTTGGCTGTCTCGGAATTAGGAAAATCAGCCACCACCTCCCTACCTGATAACGTG ATTTTACACACTACAATGGGAGACATTCACATGAAGCTTTACCCAGAAGAATGTCCCAAAACTGTGGAGAACTTCACTACACATTGTCGAAATGGATATTATGATAATCTGATTTTCCATCGTGTCATCAAAGGTTTCATGATACAGACAGGAGATCCACTTGGTGATGGAACTGGTGGCCAGTCAATTTGGGGAAGGGAGTTCGAAGATGAGTTTCACAAAAG TCTGCGGCATGATAGACCCTTTACAGTTTCTATGGCAAATGCTGGCCCGTGTACTAATGGCTCACAGTTTTTCATCACCACGGTAGCCACTCCATGGCTTGACAACAAGCATACAGTCTTTGGTAGAGTTATTAAAGGAATGGACGTTGTCCAG GCGCTAGACAAAGTGAAAACTGACAGGAATGATAGACCTTACCAGGACGTGAAAATTCTTAATGTAACTGTTCCTAAATCTTAG